The Callospermophilus lateralis isolate mCalLat2 chromosome 3, mCalLat2.hap1, whole genome shotgun sequence genome has a segment encoding these proteins:
- the Capn3 gene encoding calpain-3 isoform X4 produces the protein MHGNKQHLQKDFFLYNASKARSKTYINMREVSQRFRLPPSEYVIVPSTYEPHQEGEFILRVFSEKRNLSEEVENTISVDRPVKKKKTKPIIFVSDRANSNKELGVDQESEEGKDKTSPDKQEKSPQPRPGNIDYESEEQQQFRSIFKQIAGDDMEICADELKNVLNTVVNKHKDLKTQGFTLESCRSMIALMDTDGSGRLNLQEFHHLWKKIKTWQKIFKHYDTDQSGTINSYEMRNAVNDAGFHLNSQLYDIITMRYADKRMNIDFDSFICCFVRLEGMFRAFNAFDKDGDGIIKLNVLEWLQLTMYA, from the exons ATGCATGGGAACAAGCAGCACCTGCAGAAGGACTTCTTCCTCTATAACGCCTCCAAGGCCAGGAGCAAAACCTACATTAACATGCGGGAGGTGTCCCAGCGCTTCCGCCTGCCTCCCAGCGAGTATGTCATTGTGCCCTCCACCTATGAGCCCCATCAGGAGGGGGAATTCATCCTCCGGGTCTTCTCTGAAAAGCGGAATCTATCTGA GGAAGTCGAAAATACAATCTCCGTGGATCGGCCAGTG aaaaagaaaaaaaccaag CCCATCATCTTCGTTTCAGACAGAGCAAACAGCAACAAGGAGCTGGGTGTGGACCAGGAGTCAGAGGAGGGCAAAGACAAAACAAGCCCTGATAAGCAAGAGAAATCCCCACAG CCACGGCCTGGCAATATAGACTATGAAAGTGAGGAACAGCAGCAATTTCGCAGCATTTTCAAGCAGATAGCTGGTGAT GACATGGAGATCTGTGCAGATGAACTCAAGAATGTCCTTAACACAGTTGTGAACAAGC ACAAGGATCTGAAGACACAAGGGTTCACGCTGGAGTCTTGCCGTAGCATGATTGCTCTCATGGAT ACAGATGGATCTGGGAGGCTGAACCTGCAAGAGTTCCATCATCTATGGAAGAAGATCAAGACCTGGCAG AAAATCTTCAAACACTATGACACAGACCAGTCTGGCACCATCAATAGCTATGAGATGAGAAATGCTGTCAATGATGCAG GATTCCACCTCAACAGCCAGCTCTATGACATCATTACCATGCGGTACGCAGACAAACGCATGAACATTGACTTCGACAGTTTCATCTGCTGCTTCGTCAGGCTGGAGGGCATGTTCA GAGCTTTTAATGCATTTGACAAGGATGGAGACGGTATCATCAAACTCAATGTTCTAGAG TGGCTACAGCTCACTATGTATGCTTGA